The Thermosynechococcus sp. genome has a segment encoding these proteins:
- a CDS encoding ShlB/FhaC/HecB family hemolysin secretion/activation protein: protein MNSLLVFLMFPTPISFNYNQAVLIAQAFSPERIIEELQPPSLPSREPKITIPQGQEIEPPADADKTRFFLKDIIIRGSTVYTPETLKQLYADQLNREVSLSDIYTIAQRISEYYRRSGYLLIRVLVPAQEVVEGTVRLEVIEGYVEEVRFEGSKGAIKPLQPYANRIQSSRPLKAKVLERNLLLISDLAGYQVSGRLEPGSQRGATILSLTVNKDSFQPFVTINNWSADNVGPVRLQAGTYFNSLLNRGEQFILSSTTVPFDFNELKSGRFDTNIPLNSNSLRFLGSLSYAESQPGGNLAPFRIKGTTWAGSIGFSYYPIRSRKLNLLTSISFDALNSTVSTTFLGPPVPLNQDRVRVFRTTSQLSYLSSVGFTSASIQLSQGIAGLGARLNGTPTLPLSRLNATPAAFKANFDVSQIFFFPQNWSVTLTGAAQVAAAPLVVSEQFGIGGPNFGSAYIQSAITGDDGYALRLELQNTRRYRLGKTDFISQPYAFVDYGQTFLKRPTIVEPQSQEAFSTGFGLRQLINPNLQLRLELALPLTRITPNFERSPRLFFQIQGVF, encoded by the coding sequence ATGAACTCCCTATTGGTATTTTTGATGTTTCCTACACCTATTTCGTTCAACTACAACCAAGCGGTATTAATCGCTCAAGCTTTTTCCCCTGAGCGCATCATTGAGGAGCTTCAACCCCCTTCGTTACCATCTCGTGAGCCCAAAATTACCATTCCCCAGGGTCAGGAAATTGAACCACCTGCCGATGCCGATAAAACTCGCTTCTTTCTCAAGGACATTATTATCAGAGGTTCCACTGTCTATACTCCCGAAACCCTTAAACAGCTATACGCAGATCAGCTCAACCGCGAGGTAAGCCTTTCCGATATCTACACCATTGCCCAAAGAATTAGTGAATACTACCGTCGCTCAGGCTACCTTCTGATTCGTGTCTTGGTCCCTGCTCAGGAAGTAGTCGAAGGTACTGTGCGCCTCGAAGTCATCGAGGGCTATGTCGAGGAGGTACGGTTTGAAGGTTCTAAAGGAGCTATCAAACCGCTACAGCCCTATGCCAATCGCATCCAATCCTCCCGCCCTCTCAAGGCTAAGGTTCTCGAGCGTAACCTATTATTAATAAGCGATTTAGCGGGCTATCAAGTAAGTGGGCGCCTTGAACCCGGTAGCCAGCGTGGTGCAACCATTCTTTCCCTCACTGTAAATAAAGATTCGTTTCAACCTTTTGTTACAATCAACAATTGGTCTGCTGACAATGTCGGGCCTGTTCGTCTTCAGGCAGGAACCTATTTTAACTCTCTGCTCAATCGAGGTGAACAATTTATTCTCAGTAGCACAACAGTCCCCTTTGATTTCAATGAACTGAAAAGTGGTCGCTTCGATACAAACATTCCTTTAAATTCAAACAGCCTCAGATTCCTAGGCAGCTTGAGTTACGCTGAAAGCCAACCTGGAGGTAATCTTGCTCCCTTCAGGATCAAAGGTACCACTTGGGCGGGCAGCATAGGCTTCAGCTATTACCCCATTCGCTCAAGAAAACTGAATCTGCTCACAAGTATCTCCTTTGATGCCCTAAATAGCACTGTCAGCACTACATTTTTAGGGCCGCCAGTTCCTCTGAATCAAGACCGAGTCCGCGTATTCCGCACCACGAGTCAACTCAGCTATCTCAGTTCGGTGGGATTCACCAGCGCTTCCATACAGCTCTCCCAAGGCATTGCAGGCTTGGGTGCTCGTTTGAATGGAACCCCCACTTTACCGCTCTCTCGTCTGAATGCCACTCCTGCAGCCTTCAAAGCTAACTTTGACGTTAGCCAGATTTTCTTCTTCCCACAAAATTGGTCAGTCACCCTAACAGGTGCAGCTCAAGTGGCAGCAGCTCCCCTGGTGGTTTCTGAGCAGTTTGGAATTGGCGGCCCTAACTTTGGATCTGCCTACATTCAATCTGCCATTACAGGAGATGATGGCTATGCCCTACGCCTTGAGTTGCAAAATACCCGTCGCTATCGCCTAGGCAAGACAGACTTTATTAGCCAACCCTATGCCTTTGTGGACTACGGCCAGACATTTCTTAAAAGGCCCACTATTGTTGAACCTCAGAGTCAGGAAGCTTTTTCAACCGGTTTTGGTTTGCGTCAACTAATCAACCCTAACCTCCAACTTCGCCTAGAGCTTGCCCTTCCGCTCACGCGAATTACACCTAACTTTGAGCGAAGTCCTCGTCTATTCTTTCAGATTCAAGGTGTATTCTAG